A stretch of Myceligenerans xiligouense DNA encodes these proteins:
- a CDS encoding ATP-binding protein, which translates to MKAVERTHVAALLTPAHESRRTRRGRRRALKALRAQTAAQAPATVTPERPHVLPRQGERGPAALRSPIGLRVPKHQDTSATWAAAYPFLAGGGTGTNGVFVGQDTGSGASFTFDPWVLYQQGRITAPNVVVAGIVGAGKSALAKSLYLRSLAFGRRVYVPCDPKGEHTLIAEAVGGHAIQLGPGLTARLNPLDPGPRPSRLSDDEWAVQVRARRRSLLGALAETTLGRTLSPVEHTTIDVALTAAVHASDGVPVLPAVVDRLLTPDRTDDPDGRLTEDGRPVAHALRRLVSGDLAGMFDRPSTVEFDPTLPMLSLDLSRVSENTTAMSVLMTCAAAWMEAALADPDGGQRWVVYDEAWRLMAHPALLRRMDAHWRLARHYGIANLLVFHKLTDLDNVGDAGSAARALATSLLANAETRVIYRQETDQLGPTATALGLTAAETARLPHLGLGQGLWKIRNDAAIVQHQLHDIEADLFENGRMG; encoded by the coding sequence GTGAAGGCCGTCGAGCGAACGCACGTCGCCGCGCTGCTCACTCCGGCCCACGAGTCCCGCAGGACGCGCCGCGGCCGCCGCCGAGCCCTCAAGGCCCTCCGAGCCCAGACGGCCGCCCAGGCACCTGCCACAGTCACACCCGAGCGGCCGCACGTCCTGCCGCGTCAGGGTGAGCGGGGACCTGCAGCTCTGCGCTCACCGATCGGGCTGCGGGTGCCCAAACACCAGGACACCTCGGCTACCTGGGCTGCGGCCTACCCTTTCCTCGCCGGCGGAGGCACCGGAACGAACGGCGTTTTCGTCGGCCAGGACACCGGCTCCGGAGCGTCGTTCACGTTCGACCCCTGGGTGCTGTACCAGCAAGGTCGCATCACCGCGCCGAACGTCGTCGTCGCCGGCATCGTCGGTGCCGGGAAGTCCGCCCTCGCGAAATCCCTGTACCTGCGCAGCCTCGCCTTCGGACGCCGCGTGTACGTCCCGTGCGACCCCAAAGGCGAACACACCCTCATCGCCGAAGCGGTCGGCGGCCACGCGATCCAGCTCGGTCCAGGGCTGACTGCCCGGCTCAACCCCCTCGATCCCGGCCCGCGACCCTCGCGGCTCTCCGACGACGAATGGGCGGTCCAGGTCCGAGCCCGACGGCGCAGCCTGCTCGGCGCGCTCGCCGAGACCACGCTCGGACGGACACTGTCACCGGTGGAGCACACCACGATCGACGTCGCACTCACGGCAGCCGTGCACGCCTCCGACGGCGTTCCCGTGCTGCCCGCCGTCGTCGACCGACTCCTGACCCCGGACCGCACCGACGACCCCGACGGGCGCCTGACCGAGGACGGCAGACCCGTCGCCCACGCGCTGCGGCGCCTGGTCTCCGGAGACCTGGCAGGCATGTTCGACAGACCCTCAACCGTCGAGTTCGACCCGACCCTGCCCATGCTGTCCCTGGACCTCTCGCGCGTCTCGGAGAACACCACCGCGATGAGCGTGCTGATGACCTGCGCTGCGGCATGGATGGAAGCAGCCCTGGCCGACCCCGACGGCGGCCAACGATGGGTCGTGTACGACGAGGCATGGCGACTGATGGCCCACCCAGCGCTGCTGCGCCGGATGGACGCGCACTGGCGCCTGGCCAGGCACTACGGCATCGCCAACCTACTGGTCTTCCACAAGCTCACCGACCTCGACAACGTCGGCGACGCCGGCTCCGCCGCCCGAGCACTGGCAACCTCCCTGCTCGCGAACGCCGAGACGAGAGTGATCTACCGGCAGGAGACCGACCAACTCGGCCCCACCGCCACCGCGCTGGGACTCACCGCGGCCGAGACCGCACGGCTGCCGCACCTGGGCCTCGGGCAAGGATTATGGAAGATCCGCAACGACGCCGCGATCGTGCAACACCAGCTCCACGACATCGAGGCCGACCTTTTCGAGAACGGGCGGATGGGATGA
- a CDS encoding SCO6880 family protein, producing MTSTASDSPLTPVKFSRLPKRGLLLGLTAAQLAALGAGLVPLILALYLRGTAIVAALPLAVLGAVVALLPVAGRPVVDWLPIVCAWAWRTATGQLEFRARLDRPRPAGTLALPGRTAALRLVIDPSTGAALVHDPHAATLSVTVPVTSTGFTLLDDADQARRVTGWGRVLATICRSGQIAALTITERTLPGSGASLTDWWQANGTGDSGLPAKVYSELIERAGPTAERHETTVTLALDLRTAARAVRAAGGGMSGAAVVLRQETQTLVTALRAADLTPSAPLDPAGLAVRVRTAYDPTAGPLLEHNPYAGQDLATAGPLAVTESWGAVHADASWHAVLWIAQWPQSSTYPGFLAPVLLTSGIQRTLSIRYQPVRPDAAARDLRRKKTGHITEAAQRAKVGQIEDATQAAELDDVLAQEADLAAGHGVLRATGFLTITAGSAEELEHDVAAVEQAGVQAGCETRRLWGQQAVALGAVAAP from the coding sequence ATGACCAGCACCGCCTCGGACAGTCCCCTCACGCCGGTGAAGTTCTCCCGCCTGCCCAAGCGCGGGCTTCTCCTCGGGCTGACAGCGGCACAGCTGGCCGCGCTCGGTGCCGGGCTGGTGCCGCTGATCCTCGCCCTGTACCTGCGCGGCACCGCGATCGTGGCCGCACTGCCGCTCGCAGTGCTCGGGGCGGTGGTGGCACTCCTCCCGGTCGCGGGCCGCCCCGTCGTCGACTGGCTGCCCATCGTGTGCGCCTGGGCGTGGCGGACCGCCACCGGTCAACTTGAGTTCCGGGCGCGGCTCGACCGCCCCCGGCCCGCCGGAACCCTCGCTCTACCCGGACGGACCGCAGCGCTGCGGCTCGTCATCGACCCTTCCACCGGTGCCGCGCTCGTGCACGACCCGCACGCCGCGACGCTCAGCGTCACCGTGCCCGTCACCTCGACCGGGTTCACCCTCCTCGACGACGCCGACCAGGCCCGACGCGTGACGGGATGGGGCCGGGTCCTGGCAACCATCTGCCGCTCCGGACAGATAGCCGCCCTCACCATCACCGAACGAACCCTGCCCGGCTCCGGCGCCTCCCTGACCGACTGGTGGCAGGCCAACGGAACCGGCGACAGCGGACTGCCCGCGAAGGTCTACAGCGAACTCATCGAGCGCGCCGGGCCCACGGCCGAACGCCACGAGACCACAGTCACCCTCGCGCTCGACCTGCGTACCGCCGCACGTGCGGTCCGTGCCGCAGGCGGCGGCATGTCCGGAGCCGCTGTCGTGCTGCGGCAAGAGACGCAGACCCTCGTGACGGCGCTGCGTGCAGCGGACCTCACGCCGTCGGCCCCGCTAGATCCTGCCGGACTCGCCGTCCGGGTCCGGACGGCGTACGACCCAACAGCCGGCCCCCTCCTGGAGCACAATCCGTACGCCGGACAGGACCTTGCGACAGCGGGGCCCCTCGCTGTGACCGAGTCATGGGGCGCGGTACATGCCGACGCGTCCTGGCACGCGGTCCTGTGGATCGCGCAATGGCCGCAGAGCTCCACCTATCCCGGCTTCCTGGCACCGGTCCTGCTGACCAGCGGGATCCAGCGGACCCTGTCGATCCGCTACCAACCCGTCCGCCCCGACGCTGCGGCACGCGACCTGCGACGCAAGAAGACGGGCCACATCACCGAGGCCGCGCAGCGGGCGAAGGTCGGCCAGATCGAGGATGCCACCCAGGCCGCGGAGCTCGACGACGTCCTTGCTCAGGAAGCAGACCTTGCCGCGGGACACGGCGTGCTGCGCGCCACGGGGTTCCTCACGATCACCGCCGGTAGCGCTGAGGAGTTGGAGCACGATGTCGCCGCCGTCGAGCAGGCCGGCGTTCAGGCGGGGTGTGAGACCAGGCGGTTGTGGGGGCAGCAAGCCGTGGCGCTGGGCGCCGTCGCAGCACCGTGA
- a CDS encoding conjugal transfer protein TrbL has translation MLCTDPITAPVCQAAAEQVATQAGSAALDLIDQLAQGLGGVASFLVRALWMLMDSTTMVDLSTGEFTQVYDLVFGIAVVLMLAFFLLQLITGMLRREPGALARAIGGLAKSVLGSFVVVTLTALLLEITDQICLALVHASGTSMEAMGEELVLVGSVSLVGSIATPLAGALLSLFVAGLAVAAALIVWFSLLMRKALLLVAVALAPLALAGASWDATRGWVARWAQFVVALILSKLVMVVVFLLATTLTASPVSGDLAGLADKLAGVALLLVAGFAPYITYKAIAFMGFDMYHAMSIEQEAKAALNRPMPVSTGSAVAGGIATRNVQKVLGPDAGKGASARGGAGGGAGASATTKVASAGSSAGGKAAVGKAAVAAGAGAATAGVAIPVMLGAQAAKSAAAAGPRAGRAVGSAAGQQATGASTTGTGTGTGTSGSAWNGARRKASAPAGPPKAPPLRNVPNVLGKGGDRR, from the coding sequence ATGCTCTGCACCGATCCCATCACCGCGCCCGTCTGCCAGGCGGCAGCCGAGCAAGTCGCCACCCAGGCCGGCTCGGCGGCGCTCGACCTGATCGATCAGCTCGCCCAGGGTCTCGGAGGCGTGGCGTCCTTCCTGGTCCGGGCCCTGTGGATGCTGATGGATTCCACCACCATGGTGGATCTGAGCACGGGCGAGTTCACGCAGGTCTACGACCTCGTGTTCGGCATCGCCGTCGTCCTCATGCTGGCGTTCTTCCTGCTCCAGCTGATCACCGGGATGCTCCGCCGCGAACCCGGAGCGCTCGCGCGAGCGATCGGCGGGCTGGCCAAGAGCGTGCTCGGATCGTTCGTCGTCGTCACCCTGACCGCACTGCTCCTGGAGATCACCGACCAGATCTGTCTCGCGCTCGTCCATGCTTCGGGAACGTCGATGGAGGCGATGGGGGAAGAGCTCGTGCTCGTCGGGTCTGTCTCCCTGGTCGGCTCGATCGCCACGCCTCTGGCGGGGGCGCTGCTCTCGCTGTTCGTCGCCGGGCTCGCCGTGGCGGCGGCTCTGATCGTGTGGTTCTCGCTGCTGATGCGCAAGGCGCTGCTGCTCGTCGCCGTGGCCCTCGCGCCGCTCGCGCTGGCCGGAGCGTCCTGGGACGCGACTCGCGGCTGGGTGGCCCGGTGGGCGCAGTTCGTCGTCGCGCTGATCCTGTCCAAGCTCGTCATGGTCGTGGTGTTCCTGCTCGCGACGACGCTTACCGCGTCGCCCGTGTCCGGGGACCTGGCCGGACTGGCGGACAAGCTCGCCGGTGTCGCACTGCTGCTCGTGGCCGGCTTCGCCCCGTACATCACGTACAAGGCCATCGCGTTCATGGGGTTCGACATGTACCACGCCATGTCCATCGAGCAGGAGGCGAAGGCCGCGCTCAACCGGCCGATGCCTGTCTCGACCGGATCGGCGGTCGCGGGAGGGATCGCCACACGGAACGTGCAGAAGGTTCTGGGACCCGACGCCGGGAAGGGGGCGAGCGCGCGAGGCGGCGCAGGCGGCGGGGCCGGAGCATCGGCGACGACGAAGGTGGCGTCTGCGGGCTCGTCCGCCGGTGGGAAGGCGGCTGTGGGCAAGGCTGCCGTCGCCGCTGGCGCCGGGGCTGCGACCGCGGGTGTCGCGATCCCGGTGATGCTCGGGGCGCAGGCAGCCAAGAGTGCGGCTGCTGCGGGGCCTCGAGCCGGCAGAGCGGTGGGATCTGCGGCTGGACAGCAGGCAACGGGCGCCTCGACCACTGGCACTGGCACCGGCACCGGCACCTCCGGGTCGGCCTGGAACGGTGCAAGGCGGAAGGCGTCTGCGCCGGCAGGTCCGCCGAAGGCTCCGCCTCTGCGTAACGTTCCGAATGTGCTGGGCAAGGGCGGTGACCGGCGATGA
- a CDS encoding DUF6112 family protein, with translation MIDIDPNTEGLPGITALQSIVGALMTVGLICAVLGVIVSAIVWALGANSSNPQLAGRGKTGVLVALGAAIICGAAVAAVNFFWAIGQTV, from the coding sequence ATGATCGACATCGACCCCAACACCGAGGGCCTGCCCGGCATCACCGCGCTGCAGAGCATCGTCGGCGCGCTGATGACCGTCGGTCTCATCTGCGCCGTCCTCGGCGTCATCGTCTCGGCGATCGTCTGGGCGCTCGGCGCGAACTCCTCGAACCCGCAGCTGGCCGGGCGCGGCAAGACCGGCGTGCTCGTCGCGCTGGGCGCGGCGATCATCTGTGGAGCCGCGGTAGCCGCGGTGAACTTCTTCTGGGCCATCGGGCAGACGGTGTGA
- a CDS encoding DUF6112 family protein, which translates to MNPVAPDFSAVAGTPLSDVVGALLTFALLTAVAVLVGSATAWAVAASTGSWQTVAKARTGVLVALTGAALTGAALAWGGWLLDLGSRL; encoded by the coding sequence GTGAACCCCGTCGCCCCGGATTTCTCCGCCGTCGCGGGCACCCCGCTCAGCGACGTCGTCGGCGCCCTGCTCACTTTCGCGCTCCTGACGGCCGTGGCCGTGCTGGTCGGTTCGGCGACCGCGTGGGCAGTCGCGGCCTCGACCGGGTCCTGGCAGACCGTGGCCAAGGCCCGCACCGGAGTCCTCGTCGCCTTGACCGGCGCCGCTCTGACCGGAGCTGCGCTCGCGTGGGGCGGCTGGCTCCTCGACCTCGGATCTCGACTCTAG
- a CDS encoding M23 family metallopeptidase, which translates to MRKLLPFLASPVLLLGPTVALLVLTIISAAARPGVCGPSVSNVPASLTATTADGVSMRLDRTQLSHAATIARVGAATDGIGRDGVIVALMAALTESRLRMLANTGAYPDSANYPNDGNGSDHDSLGLLQMRPAAGWGSVAELMDPEYQAKAFFGGPDGPNHGSPRGLLDVPGWDSLPKGVAAQSVEVSAYPDRYAAYEPVAETILDALTTPGSAAHATEPGTNLPTAENAVRQPAAGTEVVFPLPSRSWTRTSGFGYRFHPVYGTRLLHAGVDYAAPAGTAVLAAADGVVREVSWNPRSGNLLVLDHQLDDGPVSTAYAHLLDGSLLVSDGDPVTAGQQLASVGATGAATGPHLHFETHPQGFYNPEEPEAWLRTHAAGQLKKAAPAACVTGDPS; encoded by the coding sequence ATGCGCAAGCTGCTGCCGTTCCTCGCCTCCCCGGTCCTGCTCCTCGGGCCGACCGTCGCCCTGCTCGTCCTCACGATCATCTCGGCTGCAGCACGACCCGGCGTGTGCGGGCCGTCGGTGTCGAACGTTCCCGCGTCGTTGACGGCGACGACGGCCGACGGCGTCTCGATGCGTCTCGACCGCACCCAGCTCTCCCATGCGGCCACGATCGCGCGAGTCGGTGCCGCGACCGACGGCATCGGCCGAGATGGCGTGATCGTCGCGCTCATGGCCGCGCTGACCGAGTCGCGGCTGCGAATGCTCGCCAACACCGGCGCATACCCGGACTCGGCGAACTACCCGAACGACGGGAACGGCTCCGACCACGACAGCCTCGGGCTGCTCCAGATGCGACCCGCCGCCGGCTGGGGATCGGTCGCCGAGCTCATGGACCCGGAGTACCAGGCCAAGGCATTCTTCGGCGGCCCCGACGGACCCAACCACGGGTCCCCCCGAGGGCTCCTCGACGTGCCCGGATGGGACTCGCTACCGAAGGGAGTCGCCGCGCAGTCGGTTGAGGTCTCCGCGTACCCCGACCGCTACGCCGCCTACGAACCCGTCGCCGAGACGATCCTCGACGCGCTCACGACACCCGGCTCCGCCGCACACGCCACGGAGCCGGGCACGAATCTCCCGACGGCCGAGAACGCCGTCCGACAGCCCGCGGCGGGAACCGAGGTCGTGTTCCCGCTCCCATCCCGCTCTTGGACACGCACCTCGGGCTTCGGCTACCGGTTCCATCCGGTCTACGGCACCAGGCTCCTGCACGCCGGAGTCGACTACGCCGCACCGGCCGGTACCGCCGTGCTCGCCGCCGCCGACGGCGTCGTCCGTGAGGTCTCGTGGAATCCCCGCTCCGGGAACCTGCTCGTCCTGGACCACCAGCTCGACGACGGACCGGTCTCGACGGCCTATGCACACCTGCTTGACGGGTCCCTCCTCGTGTCCGACGGCGACCCGGTCACCGCGGGTCAGCAACTCGCCTCGGTCGGCGCGACCGGTGCCGCGACAGGCCCACATCTTCACTTCGAGACACATCCACAGGGTTTCTACAACCCTGAAGAACCCGAGGCATGGCTCCGCACGCACGCCGCGGGCCAGCTCAAGAAGGCCGCTCCTGCGGCCTGTGTGACGGGAGACCCATCGTGA
- a CDS encoding cell wall protein: MSAAQLRRHWRIIGAALAAVVVLTVLLLRGFDGHQDVAPSAQPSLTSPSGIGSVEAGSSDTDQSGDGPGATSDLIVFARSASSALFDWDSTMATRSAVMAAVLQIADPSGEHSPGLLADLSVWLPDEAWWARLREYQTRQRLEVTSAEVPAAWRRAVAAGQVPDLAPGTTAVTVSGVRHRDGVVADRPESWSDRVTFTVFVVCPPDGDDCWLARLGAPGKVLE; this comes from the coding sequence ATGAGCGCCGCCCAGCTCCGCAGGCACTGGCGCATCATCGGCGCGGCCCTGGCCGCGGTCGTGGTGCTGACGGTTCTCCTGCTGCGTGGCTTCGACGGCCACCAGGATGTCGCGCCGTCGGCGCAACCCTCCTTGACGAGCCCGTCCGGCATCGGTTCGGTGGAGGCGGGCTCGTCCGACACCGATCAGTCAGGTGACGGCCCGGGTGCGACGTCCGACCTGATCGTTTTCGCGCGGAGCGCGTCGTCGGCCCTCTTCGACTGGGACTCGACGATGGCCACAAGGTCCGCCGTGATGGCGGCCGTGCTGCAGATCGCTGACCCGTCGGGAGAGCACTCCCCCGGGCTACTTGCCGATCTGTCCGTGTGGCTTCCCGACGAGGCGTGGTGGGCTCGGCTGCGCGAGTACCAGACCCGCCAGCGTCTCGAGGTGACGTCGGCCGAGGTGCCGGCCGCCTGGAGGCGCGCGGTCGCGGCCGGGCAGGTCCCGGATCTCGCGCCGGGGACGACGGCCGTCACGGTTTCGGGCGTACGGCATCGCGATGGCGTCGTCGCCGATCGGCCCGAGTCCTGGTCCGACCGCGTGACGTTCACGGTGTTCGTGGTCTGCCCGCCGGACGGCGACGACTGCTGGCTCGCGCGCCTCGGTGCGCCCGGCAAGGTCCTGGAATGA
- a CDS encoding ParB N-terminal domain-containing protein: MVGGLDVAVDAISVGVRHRKDVGDLEALASSIEQLGLLQPITITPGRVLVCGWRRLEAVKLLGWTQVRAWVRSGLSDDAARLLAEHDENVLRQAYTKVEQAALYREFKEVLSQEAKQRQAATQFGAEASETTNSSDDDAMAAKSGDSNIPGSVDSTSPDETSETLSTRDRAALLATGKKSWQAMERIGTLMDYSVDPSLPDDVRELAAEAVLRIEDGGQVAPDWERVQAALGFVPDQDDDAPDSAASTHDSEPAPRVSLYALRVWATTWEGIARLLYEHDPLVLGPALPVKDWDTLCDVQRRLAEMVEAMRQARQEAATAHADDATGGEEEGAIIAPTGAADGDEPTQDAERPDGAGDQPARGAERPDDAAEGGLAQVVPLGARS, from the coding sequence GTGGTCGGCGGGCTGGACGTCGCCGTCGATGCGATCAGTGTCGGGGTCCGGCATCGCAAGGATGTCGGCGACCTGGAGGCGCTGGCCTCGTCGATCGAGCAGCTCGGGCTGCTCCAGCCGATCACGATCACTCCCGGCCGGGTGCTGGTGTGCGGGTGGCGGCGGCTGGAGGCCGTCAAGCTGCTGGGTTGGACGCAGGTGCGCGCCTGGGTGCGTTCCGGGCTGTCCGACGACGCGGCCCGGCTGCTGGCCGAGCACGACGAGAACGTCCTGCGCCAGGCCTACACGAAGGTCGAACAGGCGGCGCTCTACCGGGAGTTCAAGGAGGTCCTGAGCCAGGAGGCGAAGCAGCGCCAAGCGGCCACGCAGTTCGGGGCAGAGGCATCCGAGACAACGAACAGCTCCGACGACGACGCCATGGCCGCCAAATCGGGTGATTCGAACATCCCGGGTTCTGTTGATTCAACATCGCCGGACGAAACGAGCGAGACGCTCTCGACTCGCGACCGGGCGGCGCTGCTGGCCACGGGGAAGAAGTCGTGGCAGGCGATGGAGCGAATCGGGACGCTCATGGACTACTCCGTCGACCCGTCGCTGCCCGACGACGTCCGCGAGCTCGCCGCCGAGGCTGTGCTGCGGATCGAGGACGGCGGGCAGGTCGCGCCCGATTGGGAACGAGTGCAGGCAGCGCTGGGGTTTGTGCCCGATCAGGACGACGACGCTCCCGACAGCGCGGCCAGCACGCATGATTCGGAACCCGCTCCGCGGGTCTCGCTGTACGCGCTGCGGGTCTGGGCGACGACCTGGGAAGGGATCGCGCGGCTGCTCTACGAGCACGATCCGCTCGTTCTCGGTCCGGCGTTGCCGGTGAAGGACTGGGACACGCTCTGCGACGTTCAGCGTCGGCTCGCCGAGATGGTCGAGGCGATGCGCCAGGCGCGACAAGAGGCTGCCACGGCGCATGCCGACGACGCCACGGGAGGCGAGGAGGAGGGCGCAATCATCGCGCCGACCGGTGCCGCCGATGGTGACGAGCCGACGCAGGACGCTGAGCGTCCGGACGGCGCTGGCGATCAGCCGGCACGCGGCGCTGAGCGCCCGGACGATGCAGCTGAAGGCGGGCTCGCGCAGGTCGTCCCGCTTGGGGCACGGTCATGA
- a CDS encoding bifunctional DNA primase/polymerase, with amino-acid sequence MDIRQPAELDRRTRAVVAAFGAPSRLESARLLVRAGVPIFPCAPGTKRPRIRGGFRSASADLAVVEGWWRRWPDANVAMPTGAVSGWDVVDVDLHDGASGRPAFDASLARGLTSGWALVVRTPSDGLHAYYPNASEQSCWTCERAHVDFRSDGGYVVVPPSHVVYEDGSAGDYRLTVLADRPASPVDGTALRTFLDPAWAQRAARFPAVTAGSADPERLAAWIAAHPEDGRKRRLFWAACRAVEAGCDLDTTLMTLGNAALQVGVSARVAESAIRSAFRHASPRVASSATGRPPHSTVPGGGRRPEHPTAVIS; translated from the coding sequence ATGGACATCCGCCAGCCTGCCGAACTCGACCGCCGGACACGCGCCGTGGTCGCGGCGTTCGGCGCGCCGTCGCGCCTGGAGTCGGCGCGGCTCCTGGTGCGTGCTGGCGTCCCCATCTTCCCGTGCGCGCCGGGTACGAAGCGCCCGCGGATCCGGGGCGGCTTCAGGAGCGCGTCGGCCGATCTTGCGGTCGTGGAGGGATGGTGGCGGCGGTGGCCTGACGCGAATGTCGCGATGCCGACCGGTGCTGTCTCGGGCTGGGATGTCGTCGATGTCGATCTGCACGACGGCGCTTCGGGCCGTCCTGCCTTCGATGCGTCGCTCGCCCGCGGGCTGACGTCCGGATGGGCCTTGGTGGTGCGCACGCCGTCGGACGGACTGCACGCGTACTACCCGAACGCCAGTGAGCAGAGTTGCTGGACGTGCGAGCGCGCTCACGTCGACTTCCGGTCGGACGGTGGCTACGTCGTCGTCCCGCCGTCGCACGTCGTGTACGAGGACGGGAGCGCCGGCGACTACCGGCTCACGGTCCTCGCCGACCGGCCCGCCTCGCCGGTCGACGGCACGGCCCTGCGGACGTTCCTCGACCCGGCCTGGGCTCAGCGGGCGGCGCGCTTCCCAGCGGTGACCGCGGGCAGCGCGGACCCGGAGCGGCTGGCGGCGTGGATCGCCGCGCATCCGGAGGACGGGCGTAAGCGGCGCCTGTTCTGGGCGGCGTGCCGCGCCGTCGAGGCGGGGTGCGACCTGGACACAACCCTCATGACGTTGGGGAATGCCGCCTTGCAGGTCGGTGTCTCCGCGCGGGTCGCGGAGTCCGCGATTCGTTCCGCGTTCCGGCACGCGTCCCCGCGTGTCGCATCGTCGGCCACCGGCCGGCCGCCCCACTCCACAGTGCCGGGCGGCGGTCGCCGTCCGGAGCATCCAACGGCGGTGATCTCATGA
- a CDS encoding transposase family protein: MRYHSTVGLTPAQTSELIARAWQVHDGRPPAERENFTMPFGRAVVMVLIMARHNLRQQMTADLYETSQPTVSRIWRYLIALLGQVTALDRKHLAQALKIGVVLIDGTPIPTGNRAGTGTTNFNGKHRKQALNIQVAARLGGALVGVSRPVRGSRHDSRALEEVGWADQITTARAGNELLAVFADSAYVKHTRLTPRPKKKDEPRTEADREWNRKIASMRAPVERTIAHLKQWKILSTGYRGRLSELPSVIHAITNLEFYRQSP, encoded by the coding sequence TTGCGCTACCACTCTACTGTCGGGCTCACGCCTGCCCAGACCTCCGAGCTGATCGCCCGCGCGTGGCAGGTGCACGACGGCCGGCCGCCTGCCGAGCGGGAGAACTTCACGATGCCGTTCGGGCGTGCGGTGGTGATGGTGCTGATCATGGCGCGGCACAACCTGCGCCAGCAGATGACCGCCGACCTGTACGAGACCTCTCAGCCCACTGTCTCGCGGATCTGGCGGTACCTGATCGCTCTGCTCGGACAGGTCACCGCGCTGGACCGCAAACACCTCGCGCAGGCCCTGAAGATCGGGGTCGTGCTGATCGACGGCACGCCGATCCCGACCGGGAACCGTGCCGGGACAGGCACGACGAACTTCAACGGCAAGCACCGCAAGCAGGCCCTGAACATCCAGGTCGCCGCCCGGCTGGGCGGCGCCCTGGTCGGTGTCTCACGGCCGGTGCGTGGCTCACGGCACGACTCACGGGCGTTGGAAGAAGTCGGCTGGGCCGACCAGATCACCACGGCCCGGGCCGGCAACGAGCTGTTGGCCGTGTTCGCCGACAGCGCCTACGTCAAGCACACCCGGCTCACGCCGCGACCGAAGAAGAAGGACGAGCCGCGCACCGAGGCCGACAGGGAGTGGAACCGCAAGATCGCCAGCATGCGGGCACCGGTCGAACGAACGATCGCGCACCTCAAGCAGTGGAAGATCCTCTCGACCGGCTACCGCGGCCGGCTGAGCGAGCTACCAAGCGTGATCCACGCGATCACCAACCTCGAGTTCTACCGCCAGAGCCCGTGA
- a CDS encoding CHAT domain-containing protein: protein MRRVKNAVAAAVHRDVVEIEHAPDVTADDLLNYLTTFQPHVIHFSGHADEQVLVFDDGSIAGNDGREIPIELFMRAVSSPDQRPALVVLNACESASSLEPLLAGVPIAIGMSAPVGDIDAITFATRFYRSIADGQSVESALAVARVDMEMNGLTDHNLPTLIAAPGIDAGAVRLVLGPEGTS from the coding sequence ATCCGCCGCGTCAAGAACGCCGTGGCGGCCGCCGTGCACCGCGACGTGGTGGAGATCGAACACGCCCCCGATGTCACCGCAGACGACTTGCTGAACTACCTCACTACGTTCCAGCCCCACGTGATTCATTTCTCCGGGCACGCCGATGAGCAGGTACTTGTCTTTGACGATGGCAGCATCGCGGGGAACGACGGTCGCGAGATCCCGATCGAACTCTTCATGCGCGCCGTCTCCTCTCCTGATCAGCGGCCGGCCCTCGTCGTCCTCAACGCCTGCGAATCCGCCAGCAGCCTCGAACCGCTGCTCGCAGGCGTTCCGATCGCCATCGGGATGAGCGCGCCCGTGGGTGACATCGACGCCATCACGTTCGCCACGCGCTTCTACCGGTCCATCGCTGATGGTCAGTCCGTCGAGAGCGCGCTAGCCGTTGCGCGAGTCGACATGGAGATGAACGGTCTGACAGATCACAACCTGCCCACACTGATCGCCGCACCCGGGATCGATGCCGGCGCCGTTCGCCTCGTACTCGGACCGGAGGGCACCTCATGA
- a CDS encoding trypco2 family protein has translation MGQIELAKAIEALRSELEAARSAGDGKGLRFEVGSVDLELQAAVTAEGGGSAGIKWWLLEGGAEASASRATTQTVKLSLTPKIVDRNGTVQPQTPLLDGRD, from the coding sequence GTGGGGCAGATCGAGTTGGCGAAGGCGATCGAGGCGTTGCGGTCGGAGCTCGAGGCGGCACGCTCGGCCGGGGACGGGAAGGGGCTGCGGTTCGAGGTCGGGTCGGTTGATCTGGAGCTGCAGGCCGCGGTGACGGCCGAAGGCGGCGGCAGCGCCGGGATCAAGTGGTGGCTGCTCGAGGGCGGTGCGGAAGCATCGGCGAGTAGGGCTACAACGCAGACGGTGAAGCTGTCCCTGACCCCGAAGATCGTGGACCGGAACGGGACCGTGCAGCCCCAGACGCCGCTGCTGGACGGGCGGGACTGA